The proteins below are encoded in one region of Planctopirus limnophila DSM 3776:
- a CDS encoding DNA gyrase/topoisomerase IV subunit B: MATAYTASDIEVIEGLEAVRRRPSMYIGGVDARGLHHLLWEIVDNSVDECLAGEATEITVTLHKDGESCSVSDNGRGIPVDLHPKTKKSALETILTTLHSGGKFSKNAYARSGGLHGVGSSVVNALSEEMVATIHRDGFEWQQRFKRGKPTTALKQVRPFRGRGTDVFFRPDKEIFARTVFSIETIKAHLEDISYIHAGLKITLIDEAKKETVVLHHPDGLQTYLARLMTEGQRKPVHENLFQFSKDDGSYKVEAVFRWSESTDEHLRSYVNGIRTHAGGTHESGLKSAIGKAVRNYMEVHDIKVKGLTIQNDDIREGIVGLLSVFLAEPMFQGQTKEKLNNPEMSSVVEGQIRPALENWLSSNKTTADAIVGRIVLAARARAASREAASEVRRKSPAARRLSLPGKLLDCRSTNADESELFIVEGLSAGGTAGMGRDSRTQAVLPLRGKVLNTQNMTTAKILDNQEIKDLVETLGTGIGPNFDLHRLRYGKIILMMDADSDGYHISTLLLTFFFGHMPVLITQGKLFLAQPPLYRIQSGNQIFYARDDLHKEEFLDSLPANRNPDVLRFKGLGEMTPSQLKETTLDPKTRILLRIDIDNQLEADQTFEKLLGKEPAERYKLIMEQANQVDDLDV; the protein is encoded by the coding sequence ATGGCGACAGCCTATACCGCATCAGATATTGAAGTGATCGAAGGTCTGGAGGCCGTGCGCCGCCGACCCAGCATGTATATCGGCGGTGTCGATGCCCGCGGGCTGCATCACCTCTTATGGGAAATCGTCGATAACAGTGTCGATGAATGCCTGGCGGGTGAAGCGACTGAGATCACGGTCACTCTGCATAAAGATGGCGAGTCCTGTTCCGTGAGTGATAACGGTCGCGGCATTCCTGTCGATCTACATCCCAAAACGAAAAAGTCGGCGCTCGAAACGATCCTCACCACGCTCCACTCGGGTGGGAAATTCAGCAAAAATGCCTATGCACGCAGCGGTGGTCTGCATGGTGTGGGCTCATCGGTGGTGAATGCCCTTTCGGAAGAAATGGTCGCCACTATCCATCGCGATGGCTTCGAATGGCAGCAGCGCTTCAAACGCGGTAAACCCACGACTGCTCTCAAGCAGGTACGTCCTTTTCGAGGTCGCGGAACCGATGTTTTCTTCCGGCCCGATAAAGAGATCTTCGCACGAACTGTCTTCAGCATCGAGACGATCAAGGCTCATCTGGAAGACATTTCGTACATTCATGCCGGGCTCAAGATTACATTGATCGATGAAGCCAAGAAAGAAACTGTCGTCCTGCATCATCCCGATGGACTGCAGACTTACCTCGCCCGCCTGATGACCGAAGGGCAGCGTAAACCTGTCCATGAAAATCTGTTTCAGTTCTCGAAAGATGATGGCAGTTATAAAGTCGAAGCGGTCTTTCGCTGGTCAGAATCGACGGATGAGCACCTGCGAAGTTATGTGAACGGCATCCGCACCCACGCTGGCGGCACTCACGAAAGCGGACTTAAAAGTGCCATCGGCAAAGCCGTTCGCAATTACATGGAAGTGCACGATATCAAGGTCAAAGGTCTCACGATCCAGAACGATGACATTCGCGAAGGAATTGTGGGGCTGCTTTCGGTCTTTCTGGCAGAGCCCATGTTCCAGGGCCAGACCAAAGAAAAACTCAATAACCCTGAGATGTCGAGTGTCGTCGAAGGGCAGATCCGGCCTGCGCTCGAGAACTGGTTGTCGAGTAATAAGACAACGGCCGATGCGATCGTCGGGCGGATCGTGCTGGCCGCGAGAGCTCGGGCTGCCAGTCGTGAGGCGGCCAGTGAAGTCCGCCGGAAATCGCCCGCGGCCCGCAGGTTGAGTCTGCCTGGTAAACTCCTCGATTGTCGATCCACCAATGCGGATGAATCCGAGCTGTTCATCGTCGAAGGTCTTTCGGCTGGTGGAACTGCCGGTATGGGACGCGACAGCCGGACTCAGGCCGTCCTGCCACTTCGAGGCAAGGTGCTCAACACCCAGAACATGACGACGGCAAAGATCCTCGATAATCAGGAAATCAAGGATCTGGTGGAGACATTAGGGACAGGGATCGGGCCAAACTTTGATCTGCATCGCTTGCGCTACGGCAAGATCATTCTGATGATGGATGCCGATTCGGACGGGTATCACATCAGTACGCTGTTGCTGACCTTCTTCTTTGGGCACATGCCCGTGTTGATTACACAGGGCAAGTTGTTTCTGGCACAGCCCCCGTTGTATCGCATCCAGTCAGGCAACCAAATCTTCTATGCCCGCGACGATCTGCATAAAGAAGAGTTTCTCGATTCACTTCCAGCAAATCGAAACCCGGATGTGCTGCGATTTAAAGGTCTGGGTGAGATGACTCCTTCCCAGTTGAAAGAGACGACACTCGACCCGAAGACGCGCATCCTGCTCCGTATCGATATCGACAATCAGCTCGAAGCCGACCAGACGTTTGAAAAATTGCTGGGGAAGGAACCTGCCGAGCGCTACAAACTGATCATGGAACAGGCGAATCAGGTGGATGATCTGGATGTGTGA
- a CDS encoding DNA gyrase/topoisomerase IV subunit A, with protein sequence MTENQEDRIQFREISSETRRRYLNYAMSVIQSRALPDVRDGLKPVQRRILYVMYEELRLMADAKTRKCAKISGDTTGNYHPHGNQSVYDTLVRLAQDFTLRYPLVDGQGNFGSIMGLPAAAERYTEARLTGIAEQLMNELRFDTVEMRPNYDGTRKEPVVLPTRFPNLLVNGTAGIAVGMATNMPPHNLKEVLEACIHLITNPEASTKELLKFIKGPDFPLGGRMITDRKAMLPIYEEGRGAFKVRAEWRMDKEKRAEVEDRVVIYSVPYGVETGPLLAEIGNVIASRKLPQLINAADETDDKHGLRVVLELKKGSDPESVMAFLYKKTPLEQNFNYNSTVLIPDDQGLLTPARLPLHRLLGEFLKFRLKVVKKRFQFQLDQLQARIHILRGLEIIFNGIDKAIKIIRNSNGKRDACDKLMAAFPLDEPQTMAILEMQLYRISQLEIDTVLAELNTKQKEADRITRILAKDDRIWNVIEGELRELSEQFGDKRRTTLGSSDEVTEFDESHYIVRENTNVVLSKDGWIKRVGRLQSVESTRVREGDQVLDVLPGSTVDHVIFFASDGIAYTMPISQVPVSSGYGEPLTKHYKFKDGVQVIAAVTTDPRFTAVAEETAEGAEPAPPHLFVTTAQGQVMRVPLQPFRTASTRSGRKFCKLQEGDVVAKVELIVDQTSVFLVTREARLIHFSLEEIPVLSGAGKGVRGIRLEEKEKDLVLGAALMSRPSDVLRLKLANEKELTCGQMKYALTTRGGKGVKVSHRSQVGEIVRPEIALVDWNSIEG encoded by the coding sequence GTGACAGAAAATCAGGAAGACCGTATTCAGTTTCGGGAAATCTCCTCTGAGACCCGGCGGAGATACCTTAACTACGCGATGTCTGTCATTCAGTCGCGTGCTTTGCCCGATGTTCGAGATGGTCTCAAACCCGTCCAGCGCCGCATCCTCTACGTCATGTACGAAGAATTGCGGCTGATGGCCGATGCGAAGACGCGCAAGTGCGCGAAGATCTCCGGCGATACCACCGGCAATTATCACCCTCACGGCAATCAATCGGTCTACGACACACTCGTTCGCCTCGCTCAAGATTTCACTTTGAGATACCCGCTCGTCGACGGGCAGGGAAATTTTGGCTCCATCATGGGCCTGCCCGCTGCCGCCGAGCGATACACCGAAGCCAGGCTGACGGGCATTGCCGAACAACTCATGAACGAGTTGCGGTTCGACACTGTCGAAATGCGGCCCAATTATGACGGCACCCGCAAAGAACCGGTCGTCTTGCCCACCAGGTTTCCGAATCTGCTGGTCAATGGGACTGCCGGCATTGCCGTGGGGATGGCGACGAATATGCCGCCCCATAACTTAAAAGAAGTGCTCGAAGCCTGTATTCACCTCATTACAAATCCTGAGGCGTCTACCAAGGAACTGCTCAAGTTCATCAAGGGCCCCGATTTTCCGTTGGGTGGGAGAATGATTACCGATCGGAAAGCGATGCTCCCCATTTATGAGGAAGGGCGTGGGGCTTTCAAGGTGCGGGCCGAATGGCGGATGGATAAAGAGAAGCGGGCGGAAGTGGAAGACCGGGTGGTGATCTATTCAGTACCTTATGGCGTCGAAACAGGGCCGCTGCTGGCAGAGATTGGCAATGTGATCGCAAGCCGCAAGCTGCCTCAACTGATTAACGCGGCTGATGAAACCGACGATAAACACGGCTTGCGTGTGGTTCTGGAACTGAAGAAAGGGAGTGACCCGGAATCGGTGATGGCGTTCCTCTATAAAAAGACGCCACTGGAGCAGAACTTCAACTACAACAGCACGGTCTTGATTCCGGATGATCAGGGGCTGTTAACTCCAGCACGATTGCCGCTCCATCGTTTGCTGGGTGAGTTTCTCAAGTTCCGTTTGAAGGTCGTCAAGAAACGCTTCCAGTTTCAACTTGATCAACTGCAGGCGCGGATTCATATCCTGCGCGGCCTGGAGATCATCTTTAACGGGATCGACAAGGCCATCAAGATCATTCGCAACAGCAACGGCAAGCGAGATGCCTGCGACAAGTTGATGGCGGCCTTTCCGCTCGATGAACCGCAGACCATGGCGATTCTCGAAATGCAGTTGTACCGCATTTCCCAGCTGGAAATTGATACCGTCCTCGCGGAACTGAATACCAAACAGAAAGAGGCCGACCGGATCACACGCATTCTTGCCAAAGACGATCGCATCTGGAATGTCATCGAAGGCGAACTGCGCGAGCTGAGTGAGCAGTTTGGCGATAAGCGGCGAACGACTTTGGGCTCTTCCGACGAAGTCACTGAGTTTGATGAATCGCACTATATCGTTCGTGAGAATACGAATGTGGTGCTCAGCAAAGATGGGTGGATCAAACGTGTCGGCCGGCTGCAAAGTGTGGAATCGACGCGCGTCCGCGAAGGCGACCAGGTGCTCGATGTCCTCCCAGGGAGCACGGTCGATCATGTGATCTTCTTTGCCAGCGACGGAATTGCCTACACGATGCCCATTTCTCAGGTGCCGGTTTCTTCTGGGTACGGCGAACCACTCACCAAGCATTACAAGTTCAAAGATGGTGTGCAGGTGATTGCCGCCGTCACGACAGACCCTCGCTTTACCGCGGTTGCCGAAGAGACAGCCGAAGGAGCCGAACCCGCACCGCCACATCTCTTTGTCACCACAGCCCAGGGGCAGGTGATGCGTGTGCCGCTTCAGCCATTTCGCACAGCGAGCACGAGATCGGGCCGCAAGTTCTGTAAGCTGCAGGAAGGTGACGTGGTGGCCAAGGTCGAATTGATCGTTGATCAGACATCGGTCTTTCTCGTCACTCGCGAAGCGCGGCTCATTCACTTCTCACTCGAAGAGATTCCTGTCCTTTCTGGAGCAGGGAAAGGTGTGCGCGGCATTCGCCTGGAAGAGAAAGAGAAGGATCTCGTCCTGGGTGCGGCACTGATGTCGCGACCCAGCGATGTGTTGAGGCTCAAGCTGGCTAACGAAAAGGAACTGACCTGCGGGCAGATGAAATATGCATTGACGACACGTGGAGGCAAAGGGGTCAAGGTCAGCCATCGCAGTCAGGTGGGCGAAATTGTGCGACCCGAGATTGCACTGGTGGATTGGAACAGCATTGAAGGTTGA
- a CDS encoding diacylglycerol kinase, which yields MNPASLKALANSSGGRPEENHAFAVDSHPREDSPVIARLSASPMPGSLPKLAPGSSAIRDQATETVPIDPLKIRIHQSAVDRPEWRQRLVEIEKGLATALRTDSTLFMHLFFDSIIMASGAVLGLHLWQWVALTATLMIVLTVELLSQAIRRLALLAHRPHEKRTPLTEVTHQTEALCFAASFVTILGGLVITTLIFAQRIYETIPE from the coding sequence ATGAACCCAGCATCCTTGAAAGCACTGGCCAATTCGTCTGGCGGCAGGCCGGAAGAAAATCACGCTTTCGCTGTTGATTCTCATCCACGAGAGGACAGCCCGGTGATCGCCCGGTTGAGCGCATCTCCGATGCCAGGATCGTTACCGAAACTCGCTCCAGGATCGTCTGCAATTCGAGACCAGGCCACAGAGACAGTTCCCATCGATCCTTTGAAGATTCGGATTCATCAGTCGGCCGTTGATCGTCCCGAATGGCGTCAGCGTCTGGTGGAAATTGAGAAGGGATTAGCCACTGCCCTGCGCACAGACAGCACGCTGTTCATGCATCTGTTTTTCGATTCGATCATTATGGCCAGCGGGGCTGTGCTCGGTCTGCATTTGTGGCAATGGGTGGCCCTGACGGCCACTCTGATGATCGTGTTGACTGTGGAACTCCTCAGCCAGGCAATTCGCCGACTGGCACTGTTGGCTCACCGCCCTCATGAAAAACGCACGCCACTCACCGAAGTGACCCATCAGACCGAAGCGCTTTGTTTCGCAGCCAGCTTCGTCACCATTCTGGGCGGGCTGGTCATCACCACGTTGATCTTTGCTCAACGCATTTACGAAACGATTCCTGAGTAG